From one Dermacentor variabilis isolate Ectoservices chromosome 3, ASM5094787v1, whole genome shotgun sequence genomic stretch:
- the LSm1 gene encoding U6 snRNA-associated Sm-like protein LSm1: MTLFYLPGTASLLEELDKKLLVFLRDGRTLIGYLRSIDQFANLVLHQTIERIHVGRQYGDIPRGIFVIRGDNVVLLGEIDEDKEKDADLEEVSVEDILEVQRIEADAKQELEKQRAKAMKDRGMHYHQEITHDDY, from the coding sequence ATGACGCTCTTCTACTTGCCCGGTACGGCGAGCCTCCTCGAGGAGCTCGACAAGAAGCTTCTCGTGTTTCTCCGCGACGGACGCACCCTGATCGGTTACTTACGGAGCATCGACCAGTTCGCCAACTTGGTCCTGCACCAGACCATCGAGAGGATACACGTGGGCAGGCAGTACGGCGACATTCCCCGGGGCATCTTCGTCATTCGCGGCGACAACGTCGTGCTGCTGGGCGAGATCGACGAAGACAAGGAGAAGGACGCCGACCTCGAAGAAGTGAGCGTCGAGGACATACTCGAGGTGCAGCGCATCGAAGCGGACGCTAAGCAGGAGCTCGAGAAGCAGAGGGCGAAGGCAATGAAGGACAGGGGAATGCACTACCACCAGGAGATCACTCACGACGATTACTGA